From a single Brassica napus cultivar Da-Ae chromosome C9, Da-Ae, whole genome shotgun sequence genomic region:
- the LOC125592711 gene encoding uncharacterized protein LOC125592711, which produces MELSEHDIVYKNLTAAKSQVLADFLIELTPELEQDLILPSVPRGENVCADALAALGSKLHDQVKRTIPIHKIEQPSIDTKAEQTEIAAAISEAMDIDEAEPPSQDDQPTDWRKEHIDYLAEGLLPTEKWDARRLKRRSAHYVVMDGELHRWTATKVLLKCIAGEETRLFMAETHEGAVGNH; this is translated from the exons ATGGAGCTGAGCGAACATGACATCGTGTACAAGAATCTCACTGCAGCAAAGTCACAGGTCCTTGCCGACTTCTTGATCGAGTTAACGCCAGAGCTGGAGCAAGACCTCATCCTACCAAGT gttcctCGCGGAGAAAATGTCTGTGCCGACGCCCTCGCCGCTCTAGGAAGCAAGCTACACGACCAAGTCAAGAGGACAATCCCAATCCACAAAATCGAGCAACCGAGCATCGACACGAAGGCAGAGCAGACTGAGATTGCAGCAGCGATCAGCGAAGCGATGGACATCGATGAAGCAGAACCTCCTTCGCAAGATGATCAGCCAACAGATTGGCGCAAGGAACACATCGATTATCTCGCTGAAGGTTTAttgcccaccgagaaatgggaCGCGCGGCGACTGAAGCGACGTAGCGCACACTACGTTGTCATGGACGGGGAACTACACCGATGGACTGCAACAAAGGTACTACTCAAATGTATCGCCGGCGAAGAAACGAGACTCTTCATGGCCGAAACACACGAAGGAGCAGTAGGCAATCACTAG